A genomic stretch from Microcebus murinus isolate Inina chromosome 19, M.murinus_Inina_mat1.0, whole genome shotgun sequence includes:
- the BCL7B gene encoding B-cell CLL/lymphoma 7 protein family member B, with translation MSGRSVRAETRSRAKDDIKKVMAAIEKVRKWEKKWVTVGDTSLRIFKWVPVTDNKEKEKSKSNNSAAREPNGFPSDASANSSLLLEFQDENSNQSSMSDVYQLKVDSSTNSSPSPQQSESLSPAHTSDFRTDDSQPPTLGQEILEEPSLPASEVADEPPTLTKEEPVPLETKTAEEEEDSGAPPLKRFCVDQPAVLQTATES, from the exons ATGTCGGGCCGGTCGGTCCGGGCTGAGACCCGCAGCCGGGCCAAGGACGACATCAAGAAGGTGATGGCGGCCATCGAGAAAGTGCGGAAATG GGAGAAAAAATGGGTGACTGTGGGTGACACATCCCTGAGGATATTTAAGTGGGTTCCTGTGACAGACAACAAGGAG aaagaaaagtcaaaatcGAACAATTCAGCAGCCCGGGAACCTAATGGCTTTCCCTCTGATGCCTCAGCCAATTCCTCTCTCCTTCTTGAATTCCAGG ATGAAAACAGCAACCAGAGTTCTATGTCTGATGTCTATCAGCTCAAGGTGGACAGCAGCACCAACTcaagccccagcccccagcagagcGAGTCCCTGAGCCCAGCACACACCTCTGACTTCCGCACAGATGACTCTCAGCCCCCAACCCTGGGCCAAGAGATCCTTGAGG agccctccctgcctgcctcagaAGTTGCTGATGAACCGCCCACCCTCACAAAGGAAGAACCAGTCCCACTAGAGACAAAG ACTGCCGAGGAAGAAGAAGACTCAGGTGCCCCACCCCTGAAGCGCTTCTGTGTGGACCAACCTGCAGTGCTGCAGACAGCGACAGAAAGCTAG